DNA from Eucalyptus grandis isolate ANBG69807.140 chromosome 5, ASM1654582v1, whole genome shotgun sequence:
ccccgaCATTTTAGTATTCATTTAGTTATACTTGTGACAATCCTACCTTAGTATGTTGAACTTTTTGATTGTGTTCTATTGCTTTCTTTGGCAACTGTGGATTGTCTAGCTTAAGGTCTTATTATCTCTTTACTAGGCATTGTTcatccttttctatttttcagatCATTAGTATGGAAGTACCACCAATCGCTCGTTATGGGGTGATAGCATACATTGATGTTTCTTTTCATGACGTATAAGACCCCGATATCAAGCTGACCTACACGAGATATGAGGCTACACTTCAAATGGACGATGGCAAGGTAGACTGGATTCCTATGAGGTTCGTTGCTTGGTTTATAAACCATGAAGGAGAGCTATTTGGCCCTCTTCAATTCGATGCTGGAGGACCTGGAGCCAAGGCAGGAGGTGCTTAGGCATCTAGATCATGATAAAGCTGGAGAAgacatcttttgtttttttttatggatgtgGGCTAGTGTAGGGGGTAGTGACTTACCCTTTTCCCTGGCTAATTACTTACacttttgtttatgaacatgTAAATATACGATGTGCATCAGTGAAAGACTTGTAAGTAATCCAGGTAGACGTATGCAAACCTGAATGGTTTTAAAAGGAAAGTTAACAAAGGTTCTCATGATTTTTATATAAGCTCTTAGTGGGATAGTCTAATGCTAGGTAACAGGATTGTTACAAGGTGATCGTGTGTTATAAAAGCTTCAGATAATAAGatatccatgttatacatgctaaccagTTAGGTTTGGATTCTATAGTGCGATAATTGAAACCAACAGGTCCTGTCATGATGATAATTCGTATAATTTTCACTTGCGCTTAGTATGTGACGCTGTCAGGATGTCACAAGTTTCCTAATGTGAATGCTAGAACGGTCTATAGAATGTTTAGGTTCAACTtaaatcaatcataaacatcTCACAGTCGAAGTCAATGGCTCAAGTTTCATCTATCGAGCCTTAAAACCTGGATGTACCCTAGTCAAACCTCTAAGAAATCAAAGAAGTGATAGAAAGAGCGAAAGGAATGTATATACACATAAGGTAGGACTAGTGCCATTATGTCACTTACTTGCTGTTAGCAGCTTTGCTAGATAAAAGAAGATGGAGAGACTGTGGAGATCAGTCAAATATTAGGAGCGCAAGCCTAGTAAGCTCATGGGCTTGTCTAGTTCATAGAATGAAGCCTCGCACAAAATATTTGGCGTATTATATCAGGATAATTTATAGGTTGGCTTTTACAACAAACCCCGGACTGAAGAACATCTCTAGGCTAAGTAAGTTGCTTGAAGAATCTTTACAAAATTATAGACAATTCCGTAGGTAGTAAATTAATCCTTTAGATTTAGCATGGTCTAAGGGTTGGACTATGGAAGAACCTACTTAGAGTATCCAGGGCCATCGTTGCATCTCAAGTTTATCTACGGGCAACAAGAATTACCCTAATGCTAGGTGAACCATCAACATTTTCTAGACTCAAAAGATCACAATCCACTAGGGCATTTAGCATATTTGAACCTTTTATAGCACCTAATAGGACCTTAAgaaacaacacaaaaaaaaaaaaaaaacatgaagagATTGCATCTCAAAGATCTATAGACTCAAGAACCTCGAGAAGGAGGATCATGGGATATAGATGAATCAAAACCTACCTATTCATGAGGCAGAGGATTTAGAATCAAATAGAGTTGGTTATTTCATAAGTACCAATAAATTATCGAGGAATCATGTGCCTATTTCTTTTACCTATAATCTTTTTAAGCCTACCAATTCATTCAAAAATCTTCTTGAATGGATGTTCATCCTACAGTACAAAATCTTTGTATAGCAAGATTCATTGTTTGTTCTGATCAATTTTATCTATTTGATCCATGGTTAAGCACGTAAGCCGATTTTGATCAGGCCTTGTTAgagtaataaattattaaatcacGTCTTTATCTAACAAATTAAATCTTTAAAATAGTTAGCAGTGGTCCCATAAATTCTCAAATGGTATTAGAGGTTGAGGCtctaaattcaaatctttccaattaaatttccatgctTAATCCTACACAAAAAGACTAGACTAAGGTGAGGGGGattgttagaataattaaatataaaaaccaCACATTTATCTAACAGCTTAggcttttagaataattggcaATGGTCCCAAAAAATCTAACAAAATATTAGAGCTGGAGGTCctgagttcaaattttttccAGACTCTATATGcctcattaatttaattttcaagcTTAGTACTAGTCAAAACAACCAGACTAAGTATGGGGGGGagtgttagagtaattaaatattaaattacattttcatataacaacttaagtttttagaatagttggcagTGATCGCATAAATTCTTGCAAAGCTAACAACCAATGAGATTGTTGTAAGTATGAGGAAAAGTCTCATCCTTTAAGCAACTAACTTTTAGGTAAGAGACACCCAAGACCATCCAACACTAATATTAGAGCCTAGGTTACTTTCGAGTCTAAACCGAACAATCATGTAGGAGAGTTACTGATTGTTGCAACTCTAACTCAGGGCCTGATGTGTGAGAGGTGTGAGGGAGATTGTGACATCCAGAATCTCAagttatgttttcaattggataagttgggcttttcatcgacacacctatagttctttttccTGAATTGATCACTAACGGGATAACTAGTTTAtcaggtaaagccgttaaggaatctaagccaacagatttgagaatttgactaggaatcaACTGCCCAACCATGCTAATCTACAGGGGTCATTAcaacacagttaaaaatcgattagagacaagaaataagtcaatttgaCAGAgttatgtgattagtgtgtgggtgattccacctgattgcaaaatttctgttgaacggtactagaccgatttttctgtcgttttggtaccctgtatccgtatttgaaacctcaagattttcacaacaactaaGAGTCACCAATGTATCGAAGACATACATTATGGCTCGGAAATGATCGACCACGAGTcgattgcactaaaaattcctaaaaactacctggtagattaggtcacgctaaaatgatgccaaattgaaattaaccgcgaatttgaacccgaattcagaaattgaaggttctatcatgtcacgattcattttaggaatgtcaactcatcttccgaagatttttctacaaccaggatttttggagaaaaattcaaagtaagggTATTTTGGACCGGAAAATCAGAGGACTGTTTTTTGTCGCGTTTTTGAGATTCGAGTGGGTttaattggtgaggaaaaatgttgaatttgatgatGGTGTCTTGACTGAATTTTTGGGGCCTCAATTGAACTTAATTGGAGGGgattgaatcaatttgagtGGCAAGTgcccaaaattcgtaggccatgggggaggtaacattttggaccatttgggaaATGTGTTGAGAAAGATTGAAGGCTAACATTTGGCCTTGGATGACAACCAAGGCTGGTGGCCTTTGCAATGAGTGGAAGGAGATCTTTTGGTGGACTTTGTGGCACTTGGGACCCTCCATCTTCAcctagcttcttcttcttgcttaaGCCACatttatccattgttgaagcTCTAGAAAACTTTCAGAACCAGAAGAAACCGATAGCCCCTTCCCCCTTCACCGTTGACAGCCTCCCGAGCCACTGGACTGCCGCACGTCGTCACGTTGCTCGCAAGCCCCCCCCCCCCTGTGCGTCACCCTGCTGTCACACGTCGTCTTTCGCGCCCAGGCCGTCGACCCCTGCTATCCCGAGCTCATCCAATCGTTGTACGTCGCCATCTAACCATTCGTCGCCCCTGCTCACCTGCTGTAGCTGCCAGTCCATCTCCTCACCATTTCCAACTCCATGCCAGCTCCTTCGGCCCAAGGTCAATAGTCAAAGTCCAGCAAGGAGTTTTGGACTTCAAGGCCCATTTTCAGGCCCGCTCAATCCTCCGTTGCTATCATCACAAGCTCAGTTGTTGCTTGCCTCTGCATCACCATCGTCGTGGACTCACCGGATCGCTAAACCGGTGAATTTACTCTCTAAAATCtacttatggagttaatgataCTTAGAGGATGATTAGCTTAggttaattagggattaggtggttagttagaatagattagcgATTTAATTGTTCAATTGTGCATGTTAGATGGTTAGAATAAACTAATTACAAACTAGATAAATTGTGCTATTTATTTAGATGggttcagaaattttccggGCCCTTTTAAGTGGTTAATTACGCATTTCCAGTCTAAGTtggtatttttggtaattaattatatttatttaattatttttgcatttatgtaattatttattattttccggaaattataccgggataaccgatgaccggaatttcgtgttgattacaatggtgtgcttagtttgtgtaattgagtgttaatttgtgtaAATTGAGTGGTAAATGGAATTTtaggtatttatcccaaaattgtgtaattttgatattttgttcagaaaatgtCGGGACTTCGGTTTTTAACGCCAAAGATGTTTTTGGACACTACAATAAAtcgtcagcttgtgtgagccgcaattgaattgattacaTTGATTGCATTGATGGTATCGATCGATTGAGTTGATCGTATTGATCgattggattgaattgaatggattgagtgatcaattgaattgaattgattagtTGAGTATACGAATTGTACTAACATACAGGAGGGAACTAAAGCAAGGTAAGTCTCTGTTTTGTGTGCTTAGACTGCTCTAGGCGtattttccttcctagtcgaAATTTAAGGGGTGAACTTACTGAGAGATTGTCTCACCACATCCTGAGCTCaaccttttcaggtccttagatggcagttTCTCCGAAACGTTTTAGTCGGCCCATGAGGATTACCGAGCGGACTTTTGACTACCCTGTACCCGGGGTCATTAGGTCTATGAACTCGTGGTGACCACCGTCTAGGTTGATGATGATCTACCTCAAAGGGTACCACATCAATTCAAAGCTTGGTTTTGTCATGAACTCAATGAATACAGGGAGGGTCCCCTCCAGGGTTTTGAGATTCCCATTGTGGTAGTCAATGCCACTCTTGATGAGAGTGCAACTGACCCTCCTAATGGTGCTGTGGAGGATCCGAAGCTCCCAGAGCCTGTGGAGACCAAAGGATCGGCGACTGTGTCTGACTAGCTGATCTTAGAACAGCTTCGTTTTGAGAGCCGGTCTTTTATAGACTCTTAACTTTAGTCTAGTGTTATATATAAACCGGAgtgtttataaaagtattttggttgtgaatttgttttCTTGCCTTTATTGTAAATGTAAGAAAAAATCTCATCGTTTGAGTTGAAAATTCGAACTTGAGACCTCCAACTTTGATACCATATTAGATTTTGTAAAACTACtatcaattgttctaaaagattaatttattagataaatacattaattaatttttaattattctaacactcTCCATCATGCTTAGTCTAGTCTTTTGTCTCGTACTGAGCATGCAAATTTAATTGGAGAGACAAATAAAGtttagaaaaattcaaattcagaaTTTCCAGCTCTAATATTATGTAATAATTACCATATGTTCAAAAAGTTTAAGTTGTTAATAAAgaagtaatttaaaatttaattactctaatagGCCTCATTTTTGTAGGTATGAAATGAATAGTAATAGTCAAatacaaaaagtaaaaaaaaaaaaaaaaatctgctgGAGAACCCGTCCTGTTCTCATGGATAAAAGCAAACGTTACGTTGACTAAAATTTCGTACATTCAGCTAAGGTGGCTTCACTGACGAAGTTTCAAGATACCGAAGTCGGCATGCATACAACGTTTCTCAGTCTTATTTAAATGGTGTGGTTGGTGCGGACTCGCTCATTTTCTGACCCAGCGACTTACGAGAGCGATTATGACCGGCAAAAATATCGAGAGACCAACGAAGAAGTAGTTGAAGAAAGTGTTGGGCGTGAGGGAGCTCATCGCAGTGTCGTACGTTGTTATCAGAGCGAACAGCGCCACATGCAGCTCCATCTGCATCGGGAATCCCGACGTCAGGATGGCGATCATCCTGACAGAGGCAAAGAACCCAACCgagttgaagatgatgaagaggacGTACGAGACCGGGCTCTTCGTACCCAAAACCGCCTGACCGGCTTTGTGTGATTTGGCCCCGTTGTTTATGGCACTGGTGCTGCTGCTCGAGGACCCTGAATCTGCCTGCCAAACTCCACCCGGCGGTTGAAGCACGGCTTGATAGGTAGCAATGGTGATGAGAGCAGCAACAATGAGCAAGGCGTTCCGTACATCTCCCGGGGAGTCCCTTTCTTTATTGTACTTGAAGTTCTCTAACCATGGGGTTCTCCCATGATTGACCCTCAAGAAACTTATGCAACGGTCGGTCCAAGTTCTGCGTGATTGGTGCTGTCTGTTTGATTGGTCTGTTCGGGGTTCTGGTTCTTCAGTCACCACTACCACAGAAAGCAATCCGCTTGCTCTCGTGGCTCCAGATCGCATGAGGATTTCGACGATTTCCGCATCACCGGCTTCATTGTTAACGAGCAATAGGATGTCTAGAGGCGTTAGACCAGCCTCGTTTCTGGTGTTCACGTCGATCAGGTCCTTGTCAATTGCATCGCCCGAGAGCAGGAACTTGACTACCTGTTCTGTGCAAGAACGTTATTCCATTTATCGTCCGACATTCTCCTTGTGTGATTTATCTCTAGACAGTTTAACGGAAACATGTGTTCAACCCTTACACATCGACACTAAAATGAAATATTGTCTACATAAAGAACAAAGATTCCTAAAATTcggggaaattaccaaaaaaatcttaaatttttgcaCCTaagccaattcaatcttaaacatttcaaattGGCCAATATAATTCTAAACGAacaatttgtcaaattagtccTTCTAGataattttgactaaaaatcattGACGTAAGCAACAATCGTGCTACATGCCATAACAGAGCTaacataaacaaattttttgagtacttttttttttttttgtttttgggttaataccacaaaatatCCCAAACTATGCCCACTATGACACAAATACACCAAACTTTTTTTGaatcactaaaaatcctaaacctgtCCATTGTAACGCAAGTACCCCAAATTTGTGTCATagaaaaccctaaacttatatCAATGTAACAAACATCCTAGGTGGTAATAAAATAGAGGGTATACATGCACACATGtataagttttgatttttttcgtcacacaaaaaaaaaaaatgtttggaacATTAGTGTCACAGTGGataagtttagagtttttgtgaaacaaaaaaaaaaattagagtatgTGTATCACATTAGACatattttggagttttttgtgatattgttcctttttattatt
Protein-coding regions in this window:
- the LOC104442867 gene encoding ankyrin repeat-containing protein BDA1 — its product is MDPRLFEASYTGNVDRLFSLVRENVLILDTASLVERDNPLHVASMAGHVNFIREVLKLRMEFADELNQDGLSPLHIAAARGNVDVVRELLKAGNRLCLVKGKGESIPLHYSTIKGRSDVLKELVSACPDSIEEVTARRESVLHLAVKNNQFDAFKLLVLQLKRFNKEHVVHCRDEQGNQILHHAVARKQYEVVKFLLSGDAIDKDLIDVNTRNEAGLTPLDILLLVNNEAGDAEIVEILMRSGATRASGLLSVVVVTEEPEPRTDQSNRQHQSRRTWTDRCISFLRVNHGRTPWLENFKYNKERDSPGDVRNALLIVAALITIATYQAVLQPPGGVWQADSGSSSSSTSAINNGAKSHKAGQAVLGTKSPVSYVLFIIFNSVGFFASVRMIAILTSGFPMQMELHVALFALITTYDTAMSSLTPNTFFNYFFVGLSIFLPVIIALVSRWVRK